A part of Astyanax mexicanus isolate ESR-SI-001 chromosome 2, AstMex3_surface, whole genome shotgun sequence genomic DNA contains:
- the LOC103022521 gene encoding protein NLRC3 has protein sequence MATGQSNDPPCVPISEDDLDEHTRSFRSLLRDRLKKKYHSSDSTYYVPMKLYPKEFKHPKKEIQGQAKQSVMDLKDKLKDFLKDESVVEYDDLFKPCPITNEDVRAVLMKGLPGIGKTTAVQKFVLDWAEGRTHQDITFVLPFSLTELSLLKTNKCSLKQLLNLIFPELMDTDTLNHARVLFVLEDLDKCRLKLKFWNTISCGDPEKKLPLSELLVNLLRGDFFPKAQIWLTSSPEECDFIPSKYVQRVVEIQGLDDVEWEEYIRRAVCDSSVAATAIIHVKSSHNLYFMRNLPGFCQIAATVLEEAITKTPDTELPLTLTEMYTHFLLIQMRKQAIHQQAAANLRKTDAEEILKLGKLAWHTLENDSLTVFEADLRNSNMAASVAAELSQRWPALFKEKELTQGKVYQFPFQSIQSYLSALYVAVNYEPSKGNVLHYTLAERAEQLLKLQGAPRKMHERAIDKASRSKKGKLDFFLIFLIGITTGPSYKDLSCFLPDSCKRGKLEKIVPYILKKTESGAALNESVTLVRCLEELNVSCSVDKSQAESQRKGEDDFTPSEWSALVKTLLASEDQQRVLDLREYPIPEMAFAKLLPVIKNSSVLKLCECADTCWMLLATALRSPSNNIRELDIKHHFIREQAFNLLSEGLKSPNCKVEILRTPHSGHDSLTLALLSNPSHLRELNLSIVYTVTEKTVEDLGRLLVDPAAHLKKLSLPFIGRLPVNIFKMLATALSSCTCSLKELDLNHSYSLRDDESPIALLSAGLGDSCCQLRVLRLANCSVRQIGFPALLSAFSSNPSHLKELDLSYSTPKLKAFRQFCSLLDGSRFKLETLILNKVNWWEDRNPSDSSTASTADWLSKPYKALASALSSSDLRVLDLSINALDDSSVECLSAGLANSACKLEILRMARCRITEVGAATLANTLRLNPSHLRELDLSYNPVEGPGFDQLNSLVEDPAIRLEKIIAEGYGEHRSPEELLQYQCSLTLDPNTASLDVEVSEGDQEVWHSRDRKQPLPYHPERFKWYSQVMCREGLSGRHFCQVEWFGRFATIGVAYKDMSRKGPADACTPGENKKSWAIKVSTPSPLSQALHDGVETRLPDRSPWRVGVYLDWAAGILSFYDVTHDKAELIHTFYAKFTGPLYLVFSITAGIRLLPPNPGPVCWHDHDPWDMFRGYKECKGCNGSKAG, from the exons ATGGCAACTGGTCAGTCTAATGATCCTCCATGTGTCCCTATCAG TGAGGATGACCTTGATGAACACACCCGCTCATTTAGATCTTTGTTGAGAGACAGACTGAAGAAGAAGTATCACAGTTCTGACAGCACTTACTATGTTCCAATGAAACTCTATCCAAAGGAATTCAAACATCCAAAAAAAGAGATCCAAGGACAAGCCAAACAATCAGTTATGGATCTCAAAgacaaattaaaggattttctgAAAGATGAGAGTGTAGTTGAGTATGATGACCTCTTCAAGCCATGTCCCATCACAAATGAGGATGTCAGAGCTGTGTTGATGAAAGGGTTACCTGGAATTGGTAAAACAACTGCAGTGCAGAAGTTTGTTTTAGACTGGGCAGAGGGCAGAACACATCAGGACATCACTTTTGTTCTACCCTTCAGTCTCACAGAGCTGAGCTTGCTGAAGACTAACAAATGCAGCCTGAAGCAGCTTTTGAATTTGATCTTTCCAGAGCTGATGGACACAGACACTCTTAACCATGCCAGAGTCCTGTTTGTGCTTGAGGACCTGGACAAATGCAGACTCAAACTGAAATTCTGGAACACAATATCCTGTGGTGATCCTGAGAAGAAGTTGCCGCTGAGCGAACTGCTCGTAAACCTTCTGAGAGGGGACTTCTTCCCAAAAGCCCAGATCTGGCTAACATCAAGTCCAGAGGAATGTGATTTCATCCCTTCTAAATATGTGCAGCGAGTTGTTGAGATTCAGGGTCTGGATGATGTTGAGTGGGAGGAGTATATTAGAAGAGCTGTGTGTGACAGTAGTGTAGCTGCAACAGCGATCATTCATGTCAAGTCATCACATAATCTGTACTTCATGCGTAATCTACCAGGCTTTTGTCAGATTGCTGCCACTGTGCTGGAAGAAGCTATCACAAAGACACCTGACACAGAGCTACCGCTGACTTTAACAGAGATGTACACACATTTCCTGCTCATTCAGATGAGGAAACAGGCTATTCATCAACAAGCTGCAGCAAACCTGAGGAAGACAGATGCTGAGGAGATCCTAAAATTAGGCAAACTAGCATGGCACACCCTTGAGAACGACAGTTTGACTGTATTTGAAGCAGACCTAAGAAACAGTAATATGGCTGCATCAGTTGCAGCTGAACTCTCACAGAGGTGGCCTGCATTGTTTAAAGAGAAAGAACTGACTCAAGGGAAGGTATATCAATTTCCCTTCCAGAGCATTCAGTCGTACCTGTCTGCACTGTATGTGGCTGTGAATTATGAGCCCAGCAAAGGTAATGTGCTTCACTATACACTGGCAGAGAGAGCAGAACAGCTTTTAAAGTTACAGGGAGCCCCACGCAAAATGCACGAAAGAGCCATAGATAAAGCTTCTCGGAGCAAAAAAGGCAAATTAGAtttcttcctcatcttcctcatTGGAATAACTACAGGTCCCAGCTACAAGGACTTGTCATGTTTTCTTCCTGATTCTTGTAAAAGAGGGAAATTAGAGAAGATTGTGCCTTACATTCTGAAGAAGACGGAGAGCGGCGCAGCACTAAATGAATCTGTTACACTTGTCCGCTGTCTGGAGGAATTAAATGTGTCTTGCTCTGTGGATAAAAGCCAGGCAGAGAGTCAGAGAAAAGGAGAAGATGACTTCACACCATCAGAGTGGTCTGCTTTGGTAAAGACCTTGTTGGCCTCTGAGGATCAGCAAAGAGTTTTGGATCTCAGGGAATATCCTATCCCAGAAATGGCTTTTGCGAAACTGCTGCCAGTCATCAAGAACTCAAGCGTCCTCAA ACTCTGTGAATGTGCAGACACGTGCTGGATGTTACTTGCCACTGCTCTGAGATCACCATCCAACAACATCAGAGAACTTGATATAAAGCATCACTTTATCAGGGAACAAGCATTTAATTTGTTATCTGAAGGACTGAAAAGTCCCAACTGCAAAGTGGAGATCCTCAG aacacCACATTCAGGGCATGACTCACTGACGTTGGCCCTTTTGTCTAACCCATCACACCTAAGAGAACTGAACTTAAGCATTGTTTACACTGTCACTGAAAAGACAGTAGAAGATCTAGGAAGATTACTAGTGGACCCTGCAGCTCATCTGAAGAAGTTGTC GCTACCTTTCATTGGAAGGCTCCCAGTAAACATCTTCAAGATGTTGGCCACAGCTCTCAGTAGCTGTACATGCAGtctgaaagagctagatttgaaCCATTCATACAGCCTTCGTGATGATGAGAGTCCCATCGCTCTGCTGTCAGCAGGATTGGGAGACAGCTGCTGCCAACTTAGGGTTCTGAG ATTGGCAAATTGTTCTGTTAGACAAATAGGATTTCCTGCATTGCTCTCTGCATTTTCCTCGAACCCTTCACACCTGAAGGAGCTGGACCTGAGTTACAGCACACCTAAACTCAAGGCTTTTCGTCAGTTTTGCTCTTTGCTTGATGGCTCTCGTTTCAAGCTGGAGACCCTGATACTGAATAAGGTGAACTGGTGGGAGGATAGAAACCCTTCTGACTCCTCCACTGCTAG CACTGCTGATTGGCTGAGTAAACCCTACAAAGCACTGGCTTCAGCTCTCAGCTCATCAGACCTCAGAGTGCTGGACCTCAGTATCAACGCCCTGGATGATTCCTCAGTAGAGTGTCTTTCAGCTGGACTGGCCAATTCTGCCTGTAAACTGGAGATTCTCAG AATGGCACGATGTAGAATCACAGAGGTAGGAGCCGCAACACTGGCAAATACTCTGCGTCTGAATCCGTCTCACCTGCGAGAATTAGATCTGAGCTACAATCCAGTAGAAGGACCTGGCTTTGACCAGCTCAACTCTCTTGTAGAAGATCCAGCAATCAGACTGGAGAAAATAAT TGCAGAGGGGTATGGAGAGCACCGCAGCCCTGAAGAGCTTCTGCAAT ATCAGTGCTCTCTGACTCTGGATCCCAACACAGCCTCGTTGGATGTGGAAGTGTCTGAGGGTGACCAAGAAGTGTGGCACAGCCGCGACCGTAAGCAGCCTCTCCCATATCATCCAGAGAGGTTTAAATGGTATTCCCAAGTGATGTGCAGAGAAGGGCTCTCTGGTCGCCACTTCTGTCAAGTAGAGTGGTTTGGAAGGTTTGCCACTATCGGGGTGGCCTACAAAGACATGAGCAGGAAAGGGCCTGCCGATGCCTGTACCCCAGGAGAAAACAAGAAGTCATGGGCTATTAAAGTGAGCACACCCTCTCCTTTATCACAGGCACTGCATGATGGGGTAGAAACTCGACTTCCTGATCGTTCACCCTGGAGAGTTGGGGTGTATCTCGATTGGGCTGCAGGTATTCTGTCCTTCTATGACGTCACACATGACAAGGCTGAACTCATTCACACGTTTTATGCCAAATTCACTGGACCACTCTATTTGGTGTTCAGCATTACTGCTGGAATACGTCTGCTGCCACCAAACCCTGGCCCAGTCTGCTGGCATGATCACGACCCCTGGGATATGTTTCGAGGTTATAAGGAGTGCAAGGGCTGCAATGGATCAAAGGCAGGATAA